A portion of the Schistocerca gregaria isolate iqSchGreg1 unplaced genomic scaffold, iqSchGreg1.2 ptg000808l, whole genome shotgun sequence genome contains these proteins:
- the LOC126322375 gene encoding uncharacterized protein LOC126322375: MEEVVSQFIALEFTMKSLGVRSEKVSPTISSFFENVQSIAASASHSMVVKNEENGATSLWTFGLNDYGQLGVSIPETEDELSIRLPDTRDQCTQSSSNLDASSAQPLPSDAKNESRPEGGSENQKGDPEKGVDYRLTPVLVTSLSKHKIIRISCGSTHAAVVTDQGKLFTWGQGIYGQLGLGAVLQRYTPYEVTTLGSEVFINDVQAGSFHTAIITSAHSLYTCGAGTHGELGHGDFKNLYYFTMVSYLKKLKIVQVSCGRYHTAAVTSGGSVYTFGAGEHYQLGHGNDLSLSTPKCIDIFKRIKAKIKQVSCGAYHTVSVSVCGQLFVWGTGKEGELGLGTQNKVATVPTLNDIHHDMSVSKAYASDGCTMVISDVGKIWAMGANAYNIFDQPTDQRAD, from the exons ATGGAAGAGGTAGTCTCGCAGTTTATCGCCCTCGAATTTACGATGAAGA GCCTGGGCGTGCGCTCGGAAAAGGTGAGTCCGACAATCTCTTCTTTCTTCGAGAATGTGCAGTCGATTGCCGCTTCCGCTTCTCATTCAATGGTAGTTAAGA ATGAGGAAAACGGCGCGACCAGTCTGTGGACCTTTGGTCTCAACGATTATGGTCAGCTGGGTGTCAGCATTCCTGAAACTGAGGACGAACTGAGTATTCGTCTTCCGGACACTAGAGATCAGTGCACACAGTCCTCTTCGAATTTAGACGCCTCCTCTGCACAGCCGTTGCCTAGCGATGCTAAAAATGAGAGCCGCCCGGAAGGAGGGTCCGAAAATCAGAAGGGAGACCCAGAAAAGGGGGTCGATTACCGTTTGACACCTGTACTGGTAACTTCTCTTTCAAAACACAAAATCATACGGATATCTTGCGGGAGCACACACGCGGCCGTCGTCACTGATCAAGGGAAACTATTTACGTGGGGACAGGGTATATACGGACAGCTTGGGCTGGGTGCGGTGCTTCAGAGGTACACACCGTACGAAGTGACCACTTTAGGAAGCGAGGTGTTTATCAACGATGTACAGGCTGGGTCTTTCCACACTGCTATTATCACGAGCGCGCATTCCTTGTACACATGTGGGGCAGGTACTCATGGCGAATTGGGCCACGGCGACTTCAAGAATTTGTACTACTTTACTATGGTGAGCTATCTCAAGAAACTAAAGATTGTCCAAGTTTCTTGTGGAAGGTATCATACCGCCGCAGTTACGAGTGGTGGCTCGGTTTACACTTTTGGGGCGGGCGAACACtatcaacttggacatggaaacgACCTGAGTCTTTCAACGCCTAAATGCATCGACATATTCAAAAGGATCAAGGCTAAAATTAAGCAGGTTTCCTGCGGCGCGTATCACACTGTATCTGTATCAGTGTGTGGCCAGCTTTTTGTCTGGGGAACTGGAAAAGAAGGCGAGCTGGGACTGGGAACTCAAAATAAAGTTGCTACCGTGCCGACGTTGAATGACATTCATCACGACATGTCTGTCTCTAAAGCGTATGCATCGGACGGGTGTACTATGGTAATCAGCGATGTTGGGAAGATTTGGGCCATGGGCGCCAACGCCTACAACATTTTCGACCAACCGA CTGACCAGCGCGCTGATTAG
- the LOC126322410 gene encoding uncharacterized protein LOC126322410: MPDASIRVICRFRPLNEAEGTKELSNEFLTEFEFPDDKNVVVKQSKTKSQPQVFSFDKVFHGPNVTQLEVYESAAKDTINDVLAGYNGTIFAYGQTGSGKSYSMSGPNVVSEETKGIIPRACDHIFDYINNDVSNIEYILKCSYLEIYKENIRDLLYPDSDQKLKVRETSSNGVWVDGLSEHYVSSIEEIVEHLKTGERYRSIGATKMNTNSSRSHSLFILTITQRNKDGSTKEGKLNLADLAGSEKVSKTGAAGETLEEAKKINQSLSALGNCINALTQPNRTHIPYRDSKLTHILRESLGGNSKTTLLVTCSSHLSNADETISTLKFGQRAKSIKNCVFINQKRSVKELEVIIKNLTLELSRMKTYTEFLKTEILKLIPEYDFTQLDKKFFGIPHEVSQSTMATTEPNTMPHSDLRTGENRTSIRINEDSFNQPSTPQTPKSAVSIAAMNDGSSMDQAYLDPVIFGNTNSLSTPKTPLVHLNAIFDPMALAEAQLKISMMREKYELQIADLKEEISQLESKIREFEEKLSNADGESIGLIQELKVAQARLEEERESSLIRESSLKYELNKKVTEADAKVIELSEQKNVLEERFAIISSSKTKLESEFEALREEKSELEKQVMTLQAETQRWRHRVNSVSGELRQKISESKESLERAQAQVASSKVQINDMQEELKQKVQVINNQKIELHQLGEENSCLKESLLSLQAEKMKVLNMELELDSMNVEKKRASKNFLELGGINLGIKSVDEVASLKSEISCLTMTLKIRDEELKELFKKLSDQVQLTEEANESVRLLRNTLESTEQKAQLRFEQYEDQLQLLQTALGNERRNNEKIQLELNCAARQLNAQEIHLMNTHDLVEKTQRETQKAAITATTQLEQANVHIYNLEKLVDSLHERNARLQEELNTSTKLFRQMRKSLQKERDEQPADQAQNKENANRSTRNYAKNVARPMIGGGGKKYADSPGNFKPNTESRGFLSWLFHRAEMPSRNYLDSVTSIKGFLWKQSGIFRLWQEHLFYLHDGCLYSFASKSSRVADNCFIANGYSINMEEQSDSESQYKYQIHLSHPEKKSLVLCAHNLEEMAYWVDNLNQQLSKNSK; the protein is encoded by the exons ATGCCAGATGCTAGCATTCG CGTTATCTGCCGATTCCGCCCCTTAAATGAGGCAGAAGGAACTAAGGAATTATCGAATGAATTTTTAACAGAGTTcgagtttccagacgataaaaatGTAGTTGTTAAGCAATCGAAAACCAAGTCTCAGCCTCaagttttttcatttgacaaaGTGTTTCATGGTCCGAATGTAACTCAGTTAGAGGTGTATGAATCAGCGGCTAAAGATACTATCAATGACGTGTTGGCAGGATATAATGGCACTATTTTTGCCTAC GGTCAAACAGGCTCTGGAAAGAGCTATAGTATGTCAGGTCCTAACGTGGTCTCTGAGGAAACAAAGGGAATTATTCCTCGTGCGTGCGATCACATTTTCGACTATATTAATAACGATGTAAGCAATATTGAATATATTTTGAAATGCAGCTACTTGGAAATATACAAAGAAAATATTCGTGATTTGTTATATCCAGATTCTGATCAGAAATTGAAGGTGAGAGAAACCTCATCAAATGGTGTATGGGTCGACGGGCTATCAGAGCATTACGTTAGTAGCATAGAAGAAATTGTTGAGCATTTAAAAACTGGTGAAAGGTATCGCTCTATTGGTGCCACAAAGATGAACACCAATTCTTCGCGGTCTCACTCACTCTTTATTTTAACTATAACTCAACGAAACAAAGATGGCTCAACAAAAGAGGGTAAACTTAATTTAGCAGATTTAGCCGGAtcagaaaaagtttctaaaactGGTGCTGCTGGAGAAACGCTTGAAGAGGCGAAAAAAATCAATCAATCCCTCTCGGCGCTCGGAAACTGCATCAATGCCCTTACACAACCCAACAGAACACACATTCCATACAGAGACTCAAAGCTTACCCATATTCTGCGTGAATCTTTGGGAGGAAACAGCAAAACTACATTATTGGTGACTTGTTCTTCGCACCTTAGCAATGCAGATGAAACCATTTCTACCTTGAAATTTGGGCAGCGGGCCAAGTCTATAAAAAATTGCGTGTTTATAAATCAAAAACGCTCTGTCAAAGAACTGGAAGTTATCATCAAAAATCTCACCTTGGAGCTGTCCCGCATGAAAACTTATACAGAATTCTTAAAAacggaaatattgaagttaattcctGAATATGATTTTACTCAGCTTGATAAAAAGTTTTTTGGTATACCACATGAAGTTAGTCAATCGACAATGGCGACGACAGAGCCGAATACGATGCCTCATTCAGACTTGCGTACAGGTGAAAACAGGACTAGCATCCGAATAAATGAGGATTCATTTAATCAACCTAGTACACCTCAGACACCAAAAAGCGCCGTATCTATTGCTGCGATGAATGACGGCAGTTCGATGGATCAGGCTTACCTTGATCCAGTTATTTTCGGAAATACAAATTCTCTGTCTACACCAAAAACACCGCTAGTTCATTTGAATGCCATATTCGATCCTATGGCTCTAGCGGAGGCGCAGTTGAAGATTTCGATGATGAGAGAAAAGTACGAGTTGCAAATTGCTGATTTGAAAGAAGAAATTTCGCAATTAGAATCTAAGATAAGggaatttgaggaaaagctttcaaACGCTGACGGGGAATCGATTGGCCTGATCCAAGAGTTAAAGGTAGCTCAGGCACGGTTAGAGGAAGAGCGTGAGAGTAGCCTCATCCGTGAATCGAGTTTAAAATACGAGTTGAATAAAAAAGTTACTGAAGCTGATGCGAAAGTGATTGAACTGAGCGAGCAAAAAAATGTACTGGAAGAGAGGTTTGCTATAATTTCATCATCTAAGACAAAGTTGGAGTCAGAATTTGAAGCATTGCGCGAAGAGAAAAGCGAGCTAGAGAAGCAGGTGATGACTTTGCAGGCAGAAACGCAGAGGTGGAGGCACCGAGTTAATTCTGTCTCAGGCGAATTGAGGCAAAAAATTTCCGAGAGTAAAGAATCCTTGGAACGTGCTCAAGCACAAGTTGCGAGTAGCAAGGTTCAGATTAATGATATGCAAGAAGAGTTAAAACAAAAGGTGCAGGTGATAAATAATCAAAAGATAGAATTGCATCAGTTAGGAGAAGAAAATTCATGCTTAAAAGAAAGTTTGTTGTCATTGCAAGCTGAGAAAATGAAGGTGTTGAATATGGAGTTGGAATTGGATTCGATGAACGTTGAGAAAAAAAGGGCTTCGAAAAATTTTTTGGAATTAGGTGGGATCAATCTAGGAATAAAATCTGTCGATGAAGTAGCTAGTTTAAAGTCTGAGATAAGCTGTTTGACTATGACGCTAAAAATTAGAGATGAGGAGTTGAAGGAACTTTTTAAAAAGTTGTCCGACCAGGTTCAGCTTACCGAAGAGGCAAATGAATCTGTTCGGTTGCTCCGGAACACGCTTGAGTCTACAGAGCAAAAAGCTCAGTTACGCTTCGAACAATATGAAGATCAGTTGCAGCTATTACAAACCGCGTTAGGAAACGAGAggagaaacaacgaaaaaataCAGTTAGAACTCAATTGTGCGGCGCGTCAGCTCAATGCCCAGGAGATACACTTAATGAATACTCATGATTTAGTGGAAAAGACGCAGAGGGAGACCCAGAAGGCTGCCATAACCGCGACCACTCAATTGGAACAAGCTAACGTACACATTTATAACCTTGAAAAATTAGTCGACAGTTTGCATGAGCGGAACGCTAGGCTGCAGGAAGAGTTGAATACAAGTACCAAGCTATTTAGGCAAATGAGAAAGAGCCTACAGAAAGAGCGGGACGAGCAGCCGGCGGATCAGGCCCAGAACAAAGAAAATGCGAACAGGTCGACTCGAAATTATGCAAAGAATGTTGCTCGGCCAATGATAGGTGGAGGAGGAAAAAAATACGCAGACAGCCCAGGGAATTTCAAGCCGAACACCGAATCTCGTGGTTTTCTTAGTTGGCTATTTCACCGGGCCGAGATGCCttccagaaattatttagatagcgtGACATCCATAAAGGGGTTTCTATGGAAGCAGTCTGGTATATTTCGACTGTGGCAAGAACATTTATTCTATCTTCACGATGGATGCTTGTACAGCTTTGCTTCAAAATCTAGCCGGGTAGCCGACAATTGTTTTATAGCCAATGGGTATTCCATTAACATGGAAGAGCAGTCAGATTCAGAATCTCAATATAAATACCAGATTCACCTCTCACATCCAGAAAAAAAGAGCCTCGTTCTGTGCGCGCACAATTTAGAAGAGATGGCATATTGGGTAGACAATCTCAACCAACAGCTTAGCAAAAACTCTAAATGA
- the LOC126322374 gene encoding helicase domino-like: protein MSSDHFSRKRPPYCDVGSYSADAAQQSGEQRKNLELSKTIRDDQALTDFSAPKNPTRTMSENLNCESISRQRTDFLGSQGFHTPSIEQLREKVIAEKYAKLCSVIRKRELDLKELIFIRHGGSLIVFNENDGGLLSRVEEYHRRHPIVLDSVPPDEMSSEEEVMYEKTTLDPFHANQSSCQLVTADMVSDSESAWGHLQKVATQDASLAEPLEVGSAASSVVTEEVSGTFTSPESRGRRNTEAPTRIDRVFFPSQRFAINPLSVSTKEESLITKILDDSFDFTKVGFDSCIPEFSEKVSPSSAAPTLSELVPSAIMSVYQSTENSKMSEDRCRGVFPFTEEELFASRTAVLEVPNPIAANSAWARDAERYAELFFKVLMRRGRDHAKYVPIPDPPRNRTHWDYLLQEMAWMAADYAQERIWKHRMARILSRAARQYCIENARRAEISRRERIRCISRGTESFWNDLKQLAAFKYQRLSDKHRDGSKTGRPFSSSVKQSAKSKSFSEPLDIFSRDRGAAPSAEDGPSETTKSTAQNLMDDDFLEINDIDDSDFDLQLWKALSDDEKASDLKETADLSNQESEGHPDVIDAPDVEGLILDAEKLTSQLLKEEYQAAREVKTKPDFEISSSPTDSNDSSALCGGDLRDGKKTSELACDVEKTAQKYFRFNSILRFGKRFIKFLASKIRDSSKRHFSPRGTIQSISEQSEALQPTGFTYVTTSVKTKVPFFLAGTLREYQHIGLDWLVSMYERRLNGILADEAGLGKKIITIAFLAYLASAGSWGPHLIVSSTSMLVNWNIELRQWCPQLKVLVYAGAPKQWRRRRVSLKGFNAFHVCLTSYKVVEEEISVFSRYKWFYLILDESRENHNFQLWQMFLNFRTERRLLLTGKPLPTDIMDLWALAQYLMPQTFHPVAEVWCSNMTRSYERRDEEDSRTEESKSFSDDLVCDLHTILQSFLLRRLKADVAKQLPRTVEHVIIFKLSRRQRLLYDEYMASRDLESMLRESNYADTANTIIQLQKICNHPDLFEGRIGLFPLDRVCSEGPAIVFADAKPASGQDGAPAKPARGFHRAASNAMEVDGGPRSSSQGTNLLHSGTDGKGERGSRSSALGYTSPVSILPSKALTPTGLQMCRVSNPSKSNSTETESQLGNLTGREEADDFRADFSRVEKTEDSTECDLSKEEGRLKEAEHRISHFIRLVELHGRIKPLVVASDTVRLLLDDYSLIMKHARKNSEDPSKYLEYTGAPDRLVTASNEKLEEIRDVLRHQFVCCVLDARSSATNEERHQTRDLPTRSSNCNVEQGADERASGLSKERLVLEDSGKFLVLAVLLDQLKQGEHSVLIFVQMVKMMDILEAFLNLHGYAYVRIDVMTEAKIQQMLMNKANGQNKNVFLFILSTRTRKFDVGLIGADTVIFYDTDWNPAMHARAQECCRQASQVRDVRIFRLVSENTIEEDFLKFTNSIQPENLVEQDNFAEFLKTLDDWKGGDAGQRGSGWSKLERQSKWSKLSVDPVMTTFDPFLIDEDDSKEADLEKNAHIDYSVLRSTPEFEAILTQAEDFDDAKCFSQFEKEKQMALEEYNACGTDLSPIHSAAMHCVESINFSSSKLQLKAVYESIVTEKKKWRSVFAEQLRQVRNPVDFGVSERDNAHRLFERSVHFGQDDETTSKTSQYLGELPHKTTEGTDESDFNTADEGLLSRSKQDDLGDDDNIPMFYQVKSFLDEVDKVYPGMSRVDIPYGVVDPDQEEMYLPNENQLDIISRDLFYDLSSLHEAGEEDSCHPLGLFNDPPTEDFPQRKQPAKAFSSSDNEHSDSSKIEQRRGTEIFTQPKYQRETLDVFLKNKFPWTKDLLRNDKNSDMVS, encoded by the exons ATGTCTAGTGATCATTTTTCCAGGAAAAGACCTCCTTATTGTGACGTAGGCTCTTACTCGGCGGATGCAGCTCAGCAATCTGGGGAGCAGAGAAAGAATTTGGAGTTGTCTAAGACCATCCGTGACGACCAGGCCTTAACAGATTTTTCAGCTCCGAAAAACCCGACCCGTACAATGTCTGAAAATTTGAATTGCGAGTCGATTAGCCGCCAGCGCACAGACTTCCTAGGTAGTCAGGGTTTCCACACCCCCTCTATAGAGCAGCTGCGCGAAAAGGTCATTGCTGAGAAGTATGCAAAGTTGTGTTCAGTTATCAGAAAAAGAGAATTAGATTTGAAGGAATTGATTTTTATCAGGCATGGCGGCAGCCTGATAGTGTTCAACGAAAACGATGGCGGTTTGTTGAGCCGTGTAGAAGAATACCACAGGAGGCATCCTATTGTATTGGATTCGGTGCCGCCTGACGAAATGTCAAGCGAAGAGGAAGTCATGTATGAAAAGACGACTTTGGATCCTTTTCATGCCAACCAAAGTTCATGTCAGCTGGTTACGGCCGATATGGTTAGCGATTCGGAATCCGCGTGGGGTCACTTACAGAAAGTAGCGACACAGGATGCGAGTCTCGCTGAACCTTTGGAAGTTGGCTCTGCAGCGAGCTCTGTGGTGACCGAGGAGGTATCTGGTACATTTACTTCGCCTGAGTCGAGAGGGCGGAGAAATACAGAGGCCCCGACTCGCATCGACCGGGTGTTTTTTCCTTCTCAGAGGTTTGCCATAAATCCCTTGTCAGTGTCGACAAAGGAGGAgtctcttatcaccaaaattttggACGACTCATTTGATTTTACAAAAGTTGGATTTGATTCCTGTATTCCGGAGTTTTCAGAGAAGGTTTCGCCGTCGTCTGCAGCACCTACACTTAGTGAGCTGGTGCCGTCCGCAATCATGTCCGTTTATCAATCGACGGAAAACAGCAAAATGTCTGAAGATCGATGCAGAGGCGTTTTTCCATTTACGGAAGAAGAGCTTTTTGCGTCTCGCACTGCGGTGCTTGAAGTCCCTAATCCCATTGCTGCGAATTCGGCGTGGGCCAGAGACGCTGAGCGGTATGCCGAGCTTTTCTTCAAGGTTCTGATGCGCCGAGGAAGGGACCACGCGAAGTACGTCCCTATTCCGGACCCCCCTCGAAATAGGACTCATTGGGATTACCTACTGCAAGAAATGGCGTGGATGGCCGCAGATTACGCCCAGGAGCGCATTTGGAAGCACAGAATGGCCAGGATTTTGTCCAGAGCAGCGAGGCAATATTGTATTGAAAACGCACGAAGGGCAGAAATAAGTCGGCGCGAGAGGATACGGTGTATATCTAGAGGAACAGAGTCTTTTTGGAACGATTTGAAACAGTTGGCTGCATTCAAATATCAGCGTCTGAGCGACAAGCACCGGGATGGTTCGAAGACAGGTAGGCCGTTCTCCAGCTCTGTCAAGCAAAGCGCCAAATCCAAGTCTTTTTCCGAACCTTTAGATATTTTCTCGCGCGACCGAGGCGCCGCCCCGAGCGCTGAAGATGGGCCGAGTGAGACAACTAAGAGCACAGCTCAAAACCTGATGGACGATGACTTCCTTGAGATAAACgatattgatgatagcgatttcgaTCTGCAGCTTTGGAAAGCTCTTTCGGACGACGAAAAGGCGTCGGATCTAAAAGAGACGGCTGATCTCTCGAATCAAGAGTCCGAAGGTCATCCTGACGTTATCGACGCGCCTGATGTGGAGGGTCTTATTCTAGACGCGGAAAAGCTGACTTCGCAGCTGCTGAAGGAAGAATATCAAGCAGCGCGCGAGGTCAAAACGAAGCCAGACTTCGAAATTTCAAGTTCTCCTACTGATTCCAATGATTCATCGGCGTTGTGCGGTGGTGACTTAAGGGATGGGAAAAAAACGTCAGAATTGGCATGCGACGTTGAAAAAACCGCTCAGAAGTACTTTCGGTTTAACTCGATACTTCGGTTCGGAAAACGGTTTATTAAATTTTTGGCAAGCAAGATTCGCGATTCGTCGAAGAGACATTTCAGCCCCCGAGGTACGATTCAGTCAATTTCTGAGCAGTCGGAGGCACTGCAGCCAACCGGCTTTACTTACGTGACTACCAGCGTCAAAACCAAGGTTCCATTCTTCCTGGCGGGCACGCTTCGAGAGTACCAGCACATAGGGCTGGATTGGCTGGTGTCCATGTATGAGAGGCGATTGAATGGCATTTTGGCTGACGAGGCCGGTcttgggaaaaaaattataactattGCGTTTTTGGCCTACTTGGCGAGCGCGGGGAGCTGGGGCCCTCATTTGATTGTCTCTTCTACCTCGATGCTGGTGAATTGGAATATAGAACTCAGACAGTGGTGCCCCCAGCTCAAGGTCCTTGTCTACGCTGGGGCGCCGAAACAGTGGAGGCGGCGACGTGTCAGCCTAAAGGGGTTCAACGCGTTCCACGTATGCCTAACGAGCTACAAGGTGGTGGAGGAGGAAATATCGGTTTTTAGCCGTTACAAATGGTTCTACTTGATTTTAGACGAGTCGCGCGAAAACCACAATTTCCAATTGTGGCAGATGTTTTTAAACTTTCGGACGGAAAGGCGCTTGTTGCTTACAGGAAAGCCGTTACCGACCGATATCATGGATCTCTGGGCGCTCGCTCAATACTTGATGCCGCAAACATTCCACCCCGTCGCAGAGGTTTGGTGTTCTAACATGACGCGGAGTTATGAACGCCGTGACGAAGAGGACTCGAGGACAGAAGAAAGCAAGAGTTTTTCGGACGACCTCGTCTGCGATTTGCACACCATTCTCCAATCTTTCTTATTGAGGCGCCTGAAAGCTGACGTTGCGAAGCAGCTTCCAAGAACAGTTGAACACGTTATCATCTTCAAGTTATCCAGACGTCAGCGATTGCTGTACGACGAATATATGGCCAGTCGTGACTTGGAGAGCATGCTGAGGGAGAGCAACTATGCAGATACTGCAAACACAATTATACAACTGCAAAAAATCTGCAACCACCCGGATCTTTTTGAAGGAAGGATTGGGCTTTTTCCGCTTGATCGTGTATGTTCAGAAGGGCCCGCTATTGTGTTCGCCGACGCCAAACCCGCTTCTGGTCAAGACGGGGCGCCCGCGAAGCCAGCGCGTGGCTTCCATAGAGCGGCGTCCAATGCGATGGAGGTTGATGGTGGGCCGAGAAGTTCGAGCCAAGGTACGAACCTTCTTCATTCAGGGACGGATGGGAAGGGGGAACGTGGATCTCGTTCTTCGGCCTTGGGATACACGAGTCCCGTGTCTATTTTACCATCGAAAGCGCTTACTCCGACCGGTCTGCAAATGTGCCGGGTTTCCAATCCTTCGAAGTCAAACTCGACCGAGACAGAAAGCCAGCTTGGAAATTTGACGGGACGCGAAGAGGCGGACGATTTCAGAGCAGATTTCTCGAGAGTTGAGAAAACCGAAGACAGCACCGAATGCGATTTGTCGAAAGAGGAAGGTCGGCTGAAGGAAGCGGAGCACCGAATCAGCCATTTTATTCGCCTTGTTGAGCTGCATGGTCGAATCAAGCCGCTTGTTGTAGCGAGCGATACCGTTCGGCTTTTGCTCGATGATTATTCTCTAATCATGAAACACGCGCGCAAAAATTCGGAAGACCCCTCGAAGTATCTGGAGTATACGGGCGCGCCGGACCGTCTGGTGACCGCGTCCAACGAGAAGCTGGAAGAAATTAGGGACGTTCTCAGACACCAATTTGTCTGTTGTGTGTTGGACGCACGTTCGTCCGCTACAAATGAAGAGCGCCATCAAACCAGAGATTTGCCTACTCGGTCTTCGAATTGCAACGTCGAGCAGGGTGCAGATGAGCGAGCGAGCGGCCTTTCAAAAGAGCGTCTCGTTCTGGAAGACAGCGGGAAGTTTTTGGTCTTGGCGGTGCTGTTGGACCAACTTAAACAAGGCGAACACTCCGTGCTAATTTTCGTGCAGATGGTCAAGATGATGGACATTTTGGAAGCATTTCTCAACCTACACGGCTATGCCTACGTTCGAATCGATGTAATGACGGAGGCGAAAATTCAGCAGATGCTGATGAACAAGGCCAATGGCCAAAATAagaatgtgtttttgtttattttgtctaCTAGAACAAGGAAATTCGACGTCGGCCTCATCGGAGCCGACACGGTTATATTCTACGACACAGACTGGAATCCAGCTATGCACGCCCGGGCTCAAGAATGCTGTCGTCAAGCTAGCCAGGTGCGCGACGTTCGTATTTTCAGGTTGGTTTCGGAGAACACAATTGAAGAGGACTTTTTGAAATTTACCAATTCCATTCAGCCAGAGAACCTAGTTGAACAAGACAATTTCGCTGAATTTTTGAAAACACTGGACGATTGGAAGGGGGGAGATGCCGGCCAACGCGGCAGTGGCTGGTCGAAGCTCGAGAGACAGTCCAAATGGTCTAAGCTGTCAGTTGATCCTGTGATGACGACATTTGATCCTTTTTTGATTGACGAGGACGATTCAAAAGAGGCAGATTTAGAGAAGAATGCGCACATCGACTACTCCGTTTTAAGGTCCACGCCAGAGTTTGAAGCCATCCTCACTCAAGCAGAGGACTTCGACGACGCGAAATGCTTCAGCCAGTTCGAAAAAGAGAAGCAGATGGCTTTAGAGGAGTACAACGCGTGCGGTACGGATTTGTCTCCTATCCACAGCGCGGCTATGCACTGCGTCGAATCGATCAATTTTTCGTCTAGCAAACTGCAGCTAAAGGCGGTTTATGAGAGCATTGTAACTGAGAAGAAAAAATGGAGGTCTGTATTTGCTGAACAACTGAGGCAGGTTCGAAATCCAGTCGATTTTGGCGTGTCTGAGCGCGATAACGCGCACCGCCTTTTCGAAAGAAGTGTCCACTTTGGCCAAGACGATGAAACAACATCAAAAACTTCGCAATATTTGGGCGAACTACCGCACAAAACAACCGAGGGTACCGATGAAAGCGACTTCAATACTGCAGATGAGGGTCTTCTATCTCGCAGTAAACAAGACGATCTAGGCGACGACGACAACATCCCAATGTTTTATCAAG TAAAATCTTTTCTAGATGAGGTTGACAAAGTTTACCCAGGAATGTCCAGGGTCGACATTCCTTATGGGGTGGTGGATCCTGATCAAGAGGAAATGTATTTGCCGAATGAAAACCAACTGGACATCATCTCTAGGGATCTGTTCTATGATCTGTCTTCCTTGCACGAGGCAGGAGAAGAAGATTCCTGTCACCCTCTTGGCCTGTTCAACGACCCGCCGACTGAGGATTTTCCGCAAAGGAAGCAACCCGCTAAGGCATTCTCTTCCTCAGACAACGAGCACTCAGACAGCTCAAAAATAGAAcaaagaagaggaactgaaattTTTACTCAGCCAAAGTATCAGAGAGAAACATTGGATGTATTCCTAAAGAACAAATTTCCTTGGACAAAGGATTTGCTAAGAAACGACAAAAATTCAGACATGGTTTcctaa